One Pseudomonas fluorescens genomic region harbors:
- a CDS encoding LysR substrate-binding domain-containing protein, whose protein sequence is MIKELKTLIAVAREGTFAAAGNKIGLTQAAVSAQIQRLEAELGFEIFDRKGRSAHLNKMGHQILLQAQELLRLYDNLGSTTLGKPPSVLVNIGAIASVQRSYLPDALAKFHKQCPQCRTRVIPGLSMEMVNLVDAGEIDMAVIIRPPFSLQSDLRWTTLALEPYRLIVPCELEGEDWSELLSSQPFIRYDRSSFGGRQVDRFLRQMHFTLQEVCELDELEAIIKLVEKGVGIALVPQTKPHQEWPAAVRAIDLGEHTFHRDIGLVHRSRQSFTEPVRILAQLISDQVTAISN, encoded by the coding sequence ATGATCAAAGAACTGAAGACACTCATTGCTGTGGCGCGTGAAGGCACGTTCGCCGCTGCCGGCAACAAGATCGGCCTGACTCAGGCCGCCGTGAGCGCGCAAATCCAGCGCCTGGAGGCCGAGCTCGGGTTCGAAATTTTCGACAGGAAAGGACGCTCGGCCCATCTCAACAAAATGGGCCATCAGATACTTCTGCAGGCGCAAGAGCTGCTGAGGCTTTATGACAATCTGGGCTCTACAACGCTGGGCAAGCCTCCCAGCGTGCTGGTCAACATCGGTGCGATCGCGTCCGTGCAGCGCTCCTATTTACCCGATGCGCTCGCAAAGTTTCACAAACAGTGTCCGCAGTGCCGCACACGTGTCATCCCAGGCCTTTCAATGGAGATGGTGAACCTCGTCGACGCCGGCGAGATCGACATGGCCGTGATCATTCGCCCGCCTTTCTCCCTCCAAAGTGACCTGCGCTGGACGACGTTGGCGCTAGAGCCCTACCGACTGATCGTGCCATGTGAGCTAGAGGGAGAAGACTGGTCGGAACTGCTGTCCAGCCAGCCATTCATTCGCTATGACCGATCATCCTTTGGTGGCCGGCAGGTCGATCGTTTCCTGCGGCAGATGCATTTCACCTTGCAGGAAGTTTGCGAACTGGATGAACTGGAGGCCATCATAAAACTGGTTGAAAAAGGTGTAGGCATAGCCCTGGTGCCACAGACAAAACCCCATCAGGAATGGCCCGCGGCTGTGCGAGCGATCGATTTGGGAGAGCACACCTTTCACCGGGATATCGGGCTGGTACATAGGTCTCGACAGAGTTTTACGGAGCCTGTGCGAATTCTGGCTCAGCTCATTAGTGATCAGGTAACCGCAATCTCCAACTAA
- a CDS encoding VOC family protein — protein MSLSPFHLAIPVYDLAAARTFYGKVFGLEEGRSSTQWVDFDFYGHQLVIHEHPKTASQESVHSNPVDGHDVPVPHFGIILGWEQWEALAERLKSFGTEFVIEPYIRFKGQVGEQATMFLFDPCGNALEFKAFKDMSQLFAK, from the coding sequence ATGAGCCTCTCGCCATTCCACCTTGCTATCCCTGTTTACGACTTGGCTGCAGCTCGCACCTTTTACGGTAAGGTTTTCGGTCTTGAAGAAGGGCGCTCCAGCACGCAGTGGGTAGATTTCGATTTTTATGGTCACCAACTGGTGATTCACGAACACCCAAAAACCGCTTCGCAGGAAAGCGTGCATAGCAACCCGGTTGACGGACATGATGTTCCAGTTCCGCACTTCGGCATCATTTTAGGTTGGGAACAGTGGGAGGCACTGGCCGAACGTCTGAAGTCGTTTGGTACTGAGTTCGTAATTGAGCCGTACATCCGTTTTAAAGGCCAAGTGGGCGAGCAAGCCACCATGTTTTTGTTTGATCCGTGCGGTAACGCTCTTGAGTTCAAGGCTTTCAAGGATATGAGCCAGCTCTTCGCCAAGTAA
- a CDS encoding cation:dicarboxylate symporter family transporter, whose protein sequence is MKRIPLVWQIVAGLLLGVLVGWYFNTHPLYQTWVSSEILKPLGDIFIKMMKMVVVPIVFCCMILGIAGGGDNKSFGRMGIKSLGYFFAITALAIVIGLCLANVFEPGTGTNISGISHGTAAITLEPSKGALVILQNIVPDNVLVAMSEAKLLSVLFFAVLLGMALNALPKDKSAPFIAVVQSLSDAMFKVVSIVMAYAPIGVFGMIGATVATFGFASLLPLLKLIGVVYLALIVFALVILGGICYLIGENIFKLIRYFRNELILAFSSAASAAVMPQLMTRLENYGVPRRIVSFVVPVGYAFNLDGASIFLGVATIFVAQLYGIDLTLSQQILLVVTMVLTSKGAAGVPGFAIIILSATLASAGLPLEGVALIAGIFRIIDSGTTTLNVLGNAIAPLVIAKWEKVALKPSQPHTAASV, encoded by the coding sequence ATGAAACGTATTCCCTTGGTGTGGCAAATCGTTGCCGGGCTGTTGCTTGGCGTGCTTGTCGGTTGGTATTTCAATACGCATCCGCTTTATCAGACATGGGTGAGTTCGGAGATCCTCAAACCGCTCGGAGATATCTTCATCAAGATGATGAAGATGGTGGTTGTACCGATTGTGTTCTGTTGCATGATTCTGGGCATCGCGGGCGGTGGCGATAACAAGTCGTTTGGTCGAATGGGGATCAAATCGCTTGGCTACTTTTTTGCGATAACGGCCTTGGCCATTGTTATAGGCTTGTGTTTAGCCAATGTTTTCGAACCGGGTACGGGCACCAATATTTCCGGTATTTCGCACGGTACTGCAGCGATCACTCTGGAGCCGTCCAAAGGCGCATTGGTCATCTTGCAAAACATCGTCCCTGACAATGTGCTGGTTGCTATGTCAGAAGCGAAGTTGCTGTCCGTGTTGTTTTTCGCTGTGTTGTTAGGCATGGCATTGAACGCTCTGCCGAAGGACAAAAGCGCACCTTTCATCGCAGTAGTTCAGAGCCTTTCCGATGCAATGTTCAAGGTCGTCTCAATCGTCATGGCTTACGCACCGATTGGTGTGTTTGGAATGATCGGCGCGACCGTGGCGACGTTTGGTTTCGCCTCATTGTTGCCGTTGCTCAAGCTAATCGGGGTGGTTTATCTGGCGCTGATAGTTTTTGCGTTGGTGATACTCGGTGGCATTTGCTATCTGATTGGCGAAAACATTTTCAAGTTGATCAGGTACTTTCGCAATGAGCTCATTCTGGCGTTTTCGAGTGCCGCGTCAGCCGCCGTCATGCCGCAGTTGATGACTCGATTGGAGAATTACGGTGTACCGCGTCGGATCGTCAGTTTTGTGGTGCCGGTGGGTTATGCGTTCAACCTGGATGGCGCATCGATTTTTCTCGGTGTGGCAACGATTTTCGTGGCGCAGCTCTATGGCATCGATCTGACGTTATCGCAGCAGATTCTGTTGGTGGTAACGATGGTGCTGACTTCGAAGGGCGCGGCAGGTGTGCCGGGTTTTGCCATCATCATTTTGTCAGCGACATTGGCGTCTGCCGGATTACCACTGGAAGGCGTGGCGTTGATCGCAGGCATCTTCAGGATTATCGACAGTGGCACCACCACGCTGAACGTATTGGGCAATGCCATTGCACCGTTGGTTATCGCCAAGTGGGAGAAGGTCGCACTGAAACCTTCTCAGCCGCACACGGCAGCAAGCGTTTAG
- a CDS encoding TetR/AcrR family transcriptional regulator has protein sequence MKKPNQDMRQHIIDVAKSLMTHKGYTAVGLMEVLKAAGVPKGSFYHYFTSKEEFGQALLDEYFQGYIGRVDVVMAAQGTGAERLLGYLRYWAKTQAFDHPDEKCLVVKLGAEVCDLSEDMRGVLEEGTTLIIERITRCVQQGMADGSITSTQDAETLAESLYQLWLGASLLVKVRNTTAAFDTALITSKRLLA, from the coding sequence ATGAAAAAACCTAATCAAGACATGCGACAACACATCATCGATGTAGCGAAGTCATTGATGACCCACAAGGGCTACACCGCAGTCGGTCTTATGGAAGTGCTGAAGGCGGCGGGTGTACCCAAAGGGTCGTTTTATCACTACTTCACCTCCAAAGAGGAATTCGGCCAGGCACTATTGGACGAATACTTTCAGGGGTATATCGGGCGGGTAGACGTTGTCATGGCGGCGCAAGGGACGGGCGCCGAGCGGCTCCTTGGCTATTTGCGCTATTGGGCGAAGACGCAGGCGTTCGATCATCCCGATGAGAAATGCCTCGTGGTGAAACTCGGCGCCGAAGTGTGTGACCTGTCGGAGGACATGCGCGGCGTATTGGAGGAGGGCACCACGCTGATCATCGAGAGAATCACGCGGTGTGTTCAGCAAGGAATGGCTGATGGCTCCATTACTTCGACTCAGGACGCAGAAACACTGGCTGAATCGCTGTATCAATTATGGTTAGGAGCATCACTTTTGGTGAAGGTTCGCAATACGACGGCTGCCTTTGATACGGCCCTGATCACAAGTAAGCGCCTGCTGGCATAG
- a CDS encoding alkene reductase, whose amino-acid sequence MTDIAADTDLFSPMTMGAMQLANRIVMAPVTRSRMADDGVPNEMHATYYAQRASAGLIIAEATNISAQGRGYAMTPGIWSEEQVAGWRKVTDAVHAAGGKIVSQLWHVGRFSSVELQPNGEAPVAPSAIKAEGTTYTNNGMVEVSMPRALETSEIPGIIEQYRHAAENAKRAGFDGVEVHSANSYLLDQFLRDSTNQRTDQYGGSIENRTRLTLEVTEAVVAIWGNDRVGIRLSPVTPDAGNTPPDSNVMATYGHLIQQLNRFNLAYLHFVEGATATSRTVPEGVDLDALSAQFEGPYIGNNNYDLEMARERRAQGRIDAVAFGRLFIANPDLVDRLRRGLELTIAPRESYYGGGAKGYIDWPTANSN is encoded by the coding sequence ATGACTGATATTGCCGCAGACACCGACCTGTTTTCCCCCATGACGATGGGGGCGATGCAACTGGCTAACCGAATTGTCATGGCGCCAGTGACTCGCAGTCGAATGGCTGACGACGGCGTGCCGAACGAAATGCATGCCACTTATTACGCCCAGCGGGCCAGCGCGGGCCTGATCATCGCCGAGGCCACGAACATTTCTGCTCAAGGGCGTGGCTATGCCATGACGCCCGGTATCTGGTCGGAGGAGCAGGTGGCAGGCTGGAGAAAAGTCACTGACGCAGTGCATGCGGCCGGCGGGAAAATCGTTAGCCAGTTATGGCACGTAGGTCGCTTCTCCAGCGTTGAGTTGCAGCCAAACGGCGAAGCGCCGGTCGCGCCCTCAGCAATCAAGGCCGAAGGTACGACCTATACCAACAATGGCATGGTCGAAGTGTCCATGCCTCGGGCGCTTGAGACTTCAGAGATCCCGGGGATTATCGAGCAGTACAGGCATGCGGCAGAAAATGCAAAACGCGCCGGTTTTGATGGCGTTGAAGTCCATTCAGCCAACAGTTATCTCCTCGACCAATTCCTGCGTGATTCCACCAACCAGCGTACTGACCAGTACGGCGGCTCTATCGAAAATCGGACACGACTGACACTTGAAGTCACCGAAGCCGTGGTCGCAATTTGGGGCAATGACCGGGTCGGCATCCGCCTTTCACCAGTAACTCCTGATGCAGGTAACACGCCTCCAGACAGCAACGTCATGGCGACCTACGGTCACCTCATTCAGCAGTTGAACAGATTCAACTTGGCCTATCTGCATTTCGTCGAAGGCGCGACAGCCACCTCTCGTACCGTTCCTGAAGGGGTGGATCTGGACGCGCTGAGTGCGCAGTTCGAAGGGCCGTACATTGGCAACAACAACTATGACCTGGAAATGGCGCGGGAGCGCAGGGCGCAAGGGCGGATTGATGCCGTGGCGTTTGGTCGATTGTTCATTGCCAACCCCGATTTAGTAGATCGCCTGCGTCGGGGTCTCGAGCTGACCATAGCTCCGCGCGAGAGTTATTACGGCGGAGGCGCCAAGGGCTACATCGATTGGCCAACGGCCAACTCCAATTAA
- a CDS encoding SDR family oxidoreductase, whose protein sequence is MHYLQNKVAIVTGASSGIGAATTRALAAHGARVVAAALDQTGLEAFVAELREAGSDVVAFTTDVTHLDQTKALAKFAQDTYGAVDILVNNAGLMLFSNWVDLAVQDWEKMIDVNIKGYLNTIAAVLPFMLEQKTGQILNMDSVAGHQVGPAAGVYSATKFFVQAMTESMRKELGVQHGIRVNTVSPGVINTGWADKISDPEGRKAAQELNRIAIAPDDIARAVIYALNQPENVTVNDLIISPTRQDW, encoded by the coding sequence ATGCATTATCTGCAAAACAAGGTTGCCATCGTCACTGGCGCGTCTTCCGGCATTGGTGCTGCCACCACTCGGGCGTTGGCCGCGCATGGCGCTCGCGTCGTGGCAGCAGCACTCGATCAGACTGGATTGGAAGCGTTTGTTGCCGAGCTGCGTGAGGCCGGGAGCGACGTGGTCGCTTTCACCACAGACGTTACCCATCTGGATCAAACCAAAGCGCTCGCGAAGTTTGCACAAGACACCTATGGCGCAGTGGACATTCTGGTCAACAACGCCGGCCTGATGCTCTTTTCCAACTGGGTCGATCTGGCCGTGCAGGATTGGGAAAAGATGATTGATGTGAACATCAAGGGCTACCTCAACACTATCGCTGCTGTATTGCCGTTCATGCTCGAACAGAAAACCGGGCAGATTCTCAACATGGACTCCGTTGCAGGTCACCAGGTCGGCCCGGCGGCGGGTGTTTACAGCGCAACCAAGTTTTTCGTCCAGGCCATGACCGAATCCATGCGAAAGGAGTTGGGCGTGCAGCATGGCATCCGCGTCAACACCGTCAGCCCAGGCGTGATCAACACCGGCTGGGCGGACAAGATCAGTGATCCTGAAGGGCGTAAGGCTGCCCAAGAGCTGAACCGGATTGCCATTGCGCCGGACGATATTGCCCGCGCAGTGATCTACGCGCTTAACCAACCGGAAAATGTCACCGTCAACGATTTGATCATCTCGCCGACTCGCCAGGATTGGTAA
- a CDS encoding nuclear transport factor 2 family protein has translation MSNPTYVQEYNAIVAVLSQYNEGGAKADSTLMKPAFNEQATMFGVDGDKLVGGAIQNLYDVIDNSFRPSPEAKAAIVRIDIVGTAASARVDTDNVSGYRFTDFFNLLKVEGKWTIVSKIYHTHPTA, from the coding sequence ATGAGCAATCCAACTTACGTCCAGGAATACAACGCGATCGTTGCTGTTCTGAGTCAGTACAACGAAGGTGGTGCCAAGGCTGACAGCACTTTGATGAAGCCGGCGTTCAACGAGCAAGCAACCATGTTTGGCGTCGACGGCGACAAGCTCGTCGGCGGCGCGATCCAGAATCTTTACGACGTGATCGACAACTCTTTCCGCCCATCTCCCGAAGCCAAAGCCGCGATCGTTCGCATCGACATCGTAGGCACTGCCGCCAGTGCGCGCGTTGATACTGACAATGTTTCGGGGTATCGATTCACCGACTTCTTCAACCTGCTGAAGGTAGAAGGCAAGTGGACGATCGTCAGCAAGATTTACCACACCCATCCGACCGCTTGA
- a CDS encoding nuclear transport factor 2 family protein, with translation MSKNIKAVPTSEYNAVIATANQYVEGLRLGSAEGVAQAFHKDAVMYGFTNGELRGGSIKNLFDFVQKNGSAPEITTRLDILAITPTTAVVRVDMEKDAIGADYNDYLTLMKIDGTWKVIAKVYHQFEG, from the coding sequence ATGTCAAAGAACATCAAGGCAGTACCAACCTCCGAGTACAACGCTGTCATCGCTACTGCCAATCAATATGTTGAAGGTCTGCGTTTGGGCAGTGCAGAAGGCGTTGCTCAAGCTTTCCATAAAGACGCCGTGATGTACGGTTTCACCAATGGTGAACTGCGTGGCGGCTCGATCAAGAATCTGTTTGATTTCGTTCAGAAGAATGGCAGCGCCCCAGAAATTACGACTCGCCTCGACATTCTGGCGATTACACCCACGACAGCCGTTGTGCGTGTCGATATGGAAAAGGATGCGATCGGTGCCGACTACAACGACTACCTGACCCTGATGAAAATCGACGGCACCTGGAAGGTCATCGCCAAGGTTTATCACCAGTTCGAAGGTTGA
- a CDS encoding SRPBCC family protein: MPMVEFSAVLDSNVGNAWGVLKKFGEIYKWHPSIVESSIEDNQPDGLVGCIRRLTLADGAVVRERLLSVDDHNITLSYRFEEAPLPLDNYVATVKLASLTGQPKTFINWSASFDLQDANTADAYQELIRELIMDGHNGLQLFLAQVLEGPIS; the protein is encoded by the coding sequence ATGCCGATGGTTGAGTTTTCCGCTGTCTTGGACAGCAATGTTGGTAATGCCTGGGGCGTGTTGAAAAAATTTGGAGAGATTTATAAATGGCATCCATCGATCGTCGAAAGCAGCATTGAGGACAACCAACCTGATGGATTGGTCGGCTGTATTCGCAGACTCACGTTGGCCGATGGCGCAGTTGTCAGGGAGCGTTTGTTATCGGTCGATGATCACAATATAACGCTATCCTACCGCTTCGAGGAGGCGCCATTACCGCTGGACAACTATGTTGCCACGGTGAAATTGGCCTCTCTCACTGGACAGCCCAAGACGTTCATCAATTGGTCTGCAAGCTTTGATCTGCAAGATGCGAATACGGCAGACGCTTACCAGGAACTCATTCGAGAGCTGATCATGGATGGCCACAACGGTCTTCAGTTATTTCTAGCGCAAGTCTTAGAAGGGCCCATCTCATGA
- a CDS encoding isocitrate/isopropylmalate dehydrogenase family protein, with amino-acid sequence MRLLVLSGDGIGPEIVNSSLSVLSAANERFRLGLSFDHDDVGFTSLEKYGTTLRDEVLEKAKKYAGIILGTQSHADYPPPEKGGRNISAAFRTGLDLYANIRPARTRPFLQSNLREGRTMDLVIMREATEGFYPDRNMSRGWGEVMPTPDMALSTRKITRQCCERIARRAFELASVRRKKVTAIHKVNSFHMTDGLFMECVRNVSRDYPDVQLDDLLVDACTAHLVRNPERFDVLVTTNFYGDILSDLASELSGSLGLAGSIMASEKHCCAQAQHGSAPDIAGQDKANPVSMILSVAMLLEWMGNRHQHRGCISASNAITAAVDAVLRVPELRTGDIGGTQGCKAFGEQVAKRIAQP; translated from the coding sequence ATGCGTTTATTAGTGTTGTCGGGCGACGGTATTGGGCCCGAAATTGTGAATTCTTCCCTGTCTGTACTCTCGGCGGCAAACGAGAGATTCAGATTAGGACTTAGCTTTGATCATGACGATGTCGGCTTCACCAGCCTTGAAAAGTACGGCACTACTTTGCGCGATGAGGTGTTGGAAAAAGCGAAGAAGTACGCTGGCATTATCCTGGGTACTCAGTCTCATGCAGACTATCCCCCACCGGAAAAGGGAGGTCGCAATATCTCCGCAGCCTTCCGCACAGGTCTGGATCTATATGCGAACATCCGACCCGCCAGAACGCGCCCCTTCTTGCAATCGAATTTGCGTGAAGGGAGAACCATGGACTTGGTGATCATGCGTGAAGCGACCGAAGGTTTTTATCCTGATCGCAATATGAGTCGGGGTTGGGGTGAGGTGATGCCGACGCCAGATATGGCACTATCTACTCGCAAGATCACGCGTCAGTGCTGCGAAAGGATCGCACGCCGCGCCTTCGAGCTTGCGTCAGTCAGAAGAAAAAAAGTTACCGCTATCCACAAGGTCAACAGTTTCCATATGACCGATGGTTTGTTCATGGAATGCGTACGCAACGTCAGCCGAGACTACCCAGATGTGCAGCTTGATGACTTGTTGGTAGATGCGTGTACTGCGCACCTTGTGCGAAACCCGGAACGATTCGATGTGCTGGTAACTACCAATTTTTACGGTGACATTCTTAGCGATTTAGCCAGCGAGCTATCCGGCAGCCTAGGACTTGCCGGGTCGATAATGGCCAGTGAGAAACACTGCTGCGCACAGGCCCAACACGGGTCAGCCCCAGATATTGCGGGCCAGGATAAAGCCAATCCAGTATCGATGATTCTTTCTGTGGCCATGCTGCTTGAATGGATGGGCAACCGTCATCAGCACAGGGGATGCATTAGTGCTTCAAACGCTATAACCGCAGCTGTAGACGCGGTACTACGGGTGCCTGAATTGCGCACCGGCGATATCGGAGGAACACAAGGCTGTAAAGCGTTCGGAGAGCAAGTGGCCAAGCGGATTGCTCAGCCCTAA
- a CDS encoding CitMHS family transporter, which yields MLSFFGYGMIVVFMTLIMTKRLAPLVAMTIIPIIFAMMAGFTGDMGTMMIEGLRKVAPTAVMVMFAILYFGMMFDTGLFDPIIKTFIRLIKGDPAKAVVFATILAGMVSLDGDGSTTYMITLTAMLPLFRRLGLNPLILPCVVILAASVTNLLPWGGPLARAAAALQVETTELFLPLIPSMLISFAGVVLLAFYLGMQERRRLGTLKLPTERSGRYAQGADEDMSDLMTLSAENAELRRPKMFWLNAILTIALMGCLVVELLPLPILFMMAFSVALVINYPSIDDQRRRIAAHAPTALNQIAIFLAAGIFAGILSGTGMVKAMSDTLLWALPESWGAYLAPITALISIPGTFFMSNDAFYYGVLPVLAHAAEAYGISAAEIGRASMAGQPVHLLSPLVASTYLLVGLAGVEFSDHQKYTFKWSLALSLLIMMSSMLLGLFPLYSVAT from the coding sequence ATGCTGTCCTTTTTTGGCTACGGCATGATTGTGGTGTTCATGACATTGATCATGACCAAGCGGCTTGCACCTTTGGTAGCCATGACAATCATCCCCATCATCTTTGCCATGATGGCTGGGTTTACAGGCGACATGGGCACCATGATGATCGAGGGGCTGCGCAAGGTCGCACCCACCGCAGTTATGGTCATGTTTGCCATCCTCTATTTCGGGATGATGTTCGATACCGGCCTCTTCGATCCCATTATCAAAACGTTCATTCGTCTGATCAAAGGCGACCCAGCCAAAGCAGTAGTGTTCGCGACAATTCTAGCCGGCATGGTTTCACTGGACGGCGATGGATCTACGACCTACATGATTACGCTTACAGCCATGCTGCCTTTATTCAGGAGACTTGGACTCAATCCACTGATTCTTCCCTGCGTGGTCATATTGGCGGCGAGCGTGACAAATCTATTACCTTGGGGAGGGCCGCTCGCACGTGCCGCTGCAGCGCTGCAAGTCGAAACTACCGAGTTGTTCCTGCCTTTAATCCCATCAATGCTCATTAGCTTTGCCGGCGTAGTTCTGCTTGCTTTTTACTTGGGAATGCAAGAACGCCGACGGTTAGGCACGCTCAAGCTGCCGACTGAACGAAGCGGCCGTTACGCCCAGGGCGCAGATGAAGATATGTCTGACCTGATGACACTCAGTGCCGAAAACGCTGAACTGCGTCGCCCTAAAATGTTTTGGCTCAATGCAATTCTGACCATAGCATTGATGGGTTGTCTGGTAGTGGAGCTTCTGCCGCTGCCAATCTTGTTCATGATGGCTTTCTCGGTTGCGCTGGTGATCAACTACCCCAGCATTGATGACCAACGTAGACGTATTGCCGCTCATGCGCCGACAGCACTTAATCAGATAGCCATCTTCCTGGCAGCAGGTATTTTTGCAGGCATCCTGTCCGGGACGGGGATGGTAAAAGCCATGTCCGACACGCTTCTGTGGGCCTTACCTGAGTCGTGGGGTGCTTATCTCGCACCGATCACCGCCCTGATCAGCATCCCTGGCACCTTCTTCATGTCTAACGATGCCTTCTATTACGGCGTACTCCCAGTGCTGGCTCACGCTGCAGAGGCTTACGGTATCTCCGCCGCAGAAATAGGACGCGCGTCCATGGCAGGTCAGCCGGTGCACCTACTCAGCCCACTGGTAGCCTCCACTTACTTACTTGTAGGTCTCGCCGGCGTGGAATTCAGCGACCATCAGAAATACACGTTCAAATGGTCACTCGCGCTTTCCCTGCTCATCATGATGTCTTCGATGTTATTGGGCTTGTTTCCCCTCTACTCAGTCGCAACGTAA
- the phbB gene encoding acetoacetyl-CoA reductase: MSKRIAFVTGGMGGIGTAVCQRLYQDGFIVVAGCGPDSAIKDAWLKKNKKLGFEFIACEGNVADWNSTVAAFDRIVSEVGPIDVLVNNAGTTCNVVFKDMSPNDWQTVIDTNLNSLFNVTKQVVDGMSSRRWGRIINISTVNAQLGHIGQVNYTTAKSSIRGFTRALAREVAHRGVTVNTVSPGYIGTERLKSITHTSLMDKIVEDIPMKRLGKPEEVAAMCAWLASEESSFVTGADFAVNGGLHMT, from the coding sequence ATGTCCAAACGAATCGCGTTCGTAACAGGTGGAATGGGTGGGATTGGCACCGCTGTCTGCCAGAGACTTTACCAGGACGGTTTCATAGTCGTCGCTGGCTGCGGGCCAGATTCTGCGATTAAGGACGCCTGGCTGAAGAAAAACAAAAAGCTGGGATTTGAGTTCATTGCGTGTGAAGGCAACGTAGCGGATTGGAACTCAACAGTGGCTGCCTTTGACAGGATCGTAAGCGAAGTGGGCCCTATCGACGTGCTGGTAAACAATGCCGGCACCACTTGCAATGTGGTTTTCAAAGACATGTCTCCGAACGACTGGCAAACCGTTATTGATACCAACCTCAATTCGCTGTTCAACGTAACCAAGCAAGTTGTTGACGGGATGAGCTCACGACGGTGGGGCCGAATTATCAATATCTCAACGGTGAATGCGCAACTAGGCCATATCGGCCAAGTGAACTACACCACGGCAAAGTCCTCAATTCGTGGGTTCACTCGAGCCCTTGCAAGGGAGGTTGCCCACCGTGGAGTTACCGTCAATACCGTTTCCCCGGGCTACATCGGCACTGAGCGGCTCAAATCGATCACCCACACCTCGTTGATGGACAAGATCGTGGAAGACATCCCGATGAAACGTCTCGGTAAGCCCGAAGAAGTCGCGGCGATGTGTGCATGGCTAGCGTCAGAAGAATCTTCGTTCGTCACAGGTGCTGATTTCGCCGTGAACGGCGGGTTACACATGACATGA
- a CDS encoding transporter substrate-binding domain-containing protein has product MITLDSSVLADLAPTGVLRAAINFGNPVLAQRDVSGNPVGVSTQLAKALADELNVAIDFVTFDAAGKVFAALTESTWDLAFLAIEPVRSAEIEFSHPYVIIEGTYLVHDASVYQSVAQLDHVGAQLAVGKGAAYDLYLSRTLSAAELVRAPTSAAAVEWFLEQGLEAAAGVRQPLEAFADKNEGYRVLADSFTEIRQAMAVPKGRKAGAEYVRAFLDRKISSGFVLNALIASGQGDVRVGPTLNEQRQ; this is encoded by the coding sequence ATGATTACTTTAGATTCAAGCGTTCTGGCTGACCTAGCTCCTACAGGTGTCTTGCGTGCGGCGATCAACTTCGGAAATCCGGTGTTGGCTCAGCGCGACGTGAGCGGCAACCCTGTAGGGGTATCTACTCAGTTAGCCAAAGCCTTGGCCGACGAGTTGAATGTAGCTATCGATTTCGTGACATTCGATGCTGCGGGCAAAGTATTCGCCGCTTTAACCGAGTCGACCTGGGATCTAGCGTTCCTGGCTATTGAGCCTGTGCGCTCAGCGGAAATCGAGTTCAGTCACCCATACGTCATCATTGAAGGCACGTACCTGGTGCATGACGCTAGCGTATACCAATCAGTAGCTCAGCTTGATCATGTGGGTGCACAACTTGCCGTTGGAAAAGGCGCAGCGTACGACTTGTATCTAAGCCGTACGCTGTCCGCTGCGGAACTGGTTCGTGCACCGACATCCGCCGCAGCTGTGGAATGGTTTTTGGAGCAGGGTTTGGAGGCCGCCGCTGGCGTTCGTCAGCCCTTAGAGGCATTTGCAGACAAGAACGAAGGCTATCGCGTGCTAGCGGACAGCTTCACCGAAATCCGCCAGGCAATGGCGGTACCCAAAGGACGCAAGGCCGGAGCTGAATACGTACGAGCATTTTTGGATCGCAAGATATCCAGCGGTTTTGTTTTAAATGCATTGATTGCCAGCGGCCAAGGAGATGTTCGCGTGGGGCCAACGCTGAACGAACAACGGCAATGA